Genomic window (Cenarchaeum symbiont of Oopsacas minuta):
AAACTTCGTGCCTTTGCATATTCGAGCGGAGCATTTCCTTGATGGTGTTCGGAGATCTGTTCATAAATTTTCTGTGCTTCTTTATGTCTTCCAAGCTCTGCTAATTCTATTCCTTCATGAAGTTCCGCATCTGCATGTCCATGTTCTGATTTACGAACAGTACGAAAGCACTTTAATGCTTCTTCATGTCGTCCAAGCTTGCCGTATACAATACCTGCATAAAATTTTGGAGCTGATTTACCAGAGTTTAATCTAACTGCAGTTTCTAAACTTGCAATGGCTTCTTCATGCCGTCCTAGTCTGTCAAGTAAAACTCCTAGGTTGAAATGTGCTGGTGCATATCGCTGATCTAACTTTATGGCTTTTTTATAGTGCAGATCAGCTCCATCCGTATCTCCAAGTTCTGCCATAGCTATTGCCTTGTTGTTTAGAGCTGTAACGTTTTCTGGATCAAGTCCAAGTGCCTCGTTAAAACATGTTATGGCATCAGAATATTTTCCAAGCTGATTAAAAGCGATCCCTCTACTAAATTGAGCTTGCCAGTTGTTTGGATCTTGTTTTATCGCATGACCTAAAAGCACAGCTGCTGCTTTTGGTTGGTTTTTTCGTAACATGTTGATGCCTTGCCGAGTCAACACTTTTGGATCTTCTTTTTTACCAAACATCGGATATGCTACAATACCTCCTTTTATTCAAGTTTGCCATATGAGGTTCTGTCTAAAGGTACATTGATTTTGTATCTTGAGCATATCTTTCAGTTGCAGCAACCAAGGCATTAATGTCAGATCTTGTATGTGCATTAGAAATTGCACCTAGCTTGCCAGGCAAAAAAAAGATATCTGAGCGAGCAAGAAGTGAAAAATGGTATCTAGAAAGTGCACTAGTATCACACTTGGCAGCATCTGATGCATTTTTGATCTCATGAATCTCTAAATTCCCTTTAAAATGAGGCATAAACATAGAATCTTTTCCAGTAACGATCACTTTACCATCAAAAGCTTTTGCAATTTTACGTCCAACTTCTTTACCTAGTGAGCTAATTTTGGAATAAATTCTACCTTTATTTTTTTTCAGATCTTTGAGCGTAGTGTTTCCTGCTGACATGGTTGCAGGGTTTGCTGAAAATGTACCGCCGCCTATATACACTCTCTCAGTTTTTGAATGTAGGTTAGTGTCAGATAACTCCATTATCTCTTTTTTACCGCATATTGCACCAATGGGGAATCCACCACCGATTATTTTTCCAAGTGTAACAATGTCTGGATCAAGTTTCATTTGTGGATAAATACATCCATATCTAAAACGGAATCCAGTAACAATTTCATCAAGCATAAAGAGTGCGCCACGTTTATGTACAAATTCTTGTACACTGTGCATATATTCTGGATCTGCAGGTATGCATCCACCACCACCAAGTAACGGCTCTATTATAACCCCCGCCAAATTTTTTCCGATGCGACGTAAAATACTCTGCGTTTTTTCTATGTCATTGTATGGGATAGAAACAATGTTTGAAGATCCAACAAGACCGCAACTCTCAGAAGTTTTAAACGGCCAGTTTACTGATTTTAATAACTCTGAGGTATATCCGTGCCAACCTCCATCTATCTTTACAATAATTTTTTTTCCTGTGATGGCGCGCGCAAGTCTTACTGCATACATGGTAGCTTCAGTACCAGAGGTGACATAACGAATACGTTCTGCAGCTTTTACAGTTTTGCATATTGATTCTGAGAGATCAAGTGTTTGTTCATTTACGGTTCCATACATCCATCCATGCTGTAGCTGCTCTGACATGGCACGAACAATAGATGTTTTGGTGTGTCCGAGAATTAGACTCCAGTGACCCATCCAGTAATCTGTATACTTGTTCAAGTCCACGTCAGTCAGCTTGCTACCAGATGCGGATCTAGTTGCAAAAGGATATGGTTCAAAATACCGTATATTATGATGTACACCATTTACGTGATATTTTTGGGATTTTGAAAAAGCTCTAGCAGATCTAGGAGTTTTTTTACGGTATTTAATAACTGCATCTAGATGTTCTATATCATTGATCGCCAATTTTCAACAATTTGAAAACATATCTAGGCATGGTTTATATGTATTTGAAAAGGTTCTAGGTTTCATACGTAACGCAAGGCGGCGCTTGTAATGAATTCATGGCAATATGCCATATTGTGATTTACAGGCCTCCAGTTACGCATACAATATGAGGATCCGATCGAAAGGTTGGATCTGAAATGTGAAGACAAGTGCATTCCGTCCAATTCCAATAATTTGTGCAGATTACTTTTGTAATCCTTGAATCCGGTTGATCCTGCCGGACCTGACTGCTATCGGATTGATACTAAGCCATGCGAGTCATTGTAGTAATACAAGGCAGACGGCTCAGTAACGCGTAGTCAACCTAACCTATGGATGGGGATAACCTCGGGAAACTGAGAATAATACCCAATAGATCATTATGCCTGGAACGGTTTATGGTTAAAACGATTTATCGCCATAGGATGGGACTGCGTTCTATCAGCTTGTTGGTGAGGTAATGGCCCACCAAGGCTATAACAGATACGGGCTCTGAGAGGAGAAGCCCGGAGATGGGTACTGAGACACGGACCCAGGCCCTATGGGGCGCAGCAGGCGAGAAAACTTTGCAATGTGCGAAAGCACGACAAGGTTAATCCGAGTGTTTTCTTTTAAAGAGATCTTTTGTCAGTCCTAAAAACACTGACGAATAAGGGGTGGGCAAGTTCTGGTGTCAGCCGCCGCGGTAAAACCAGCACCTCAAGTGGTCAGGAGGATTATTGGGCCTAAAGCATCCGTAGCCTGCTATGTAAGTTTTCGGTTAAATCTATGCGCTCAACGTATAGGCTGCCGAGAATACTGCATAGCTAGGGAGTGGGAGAGGTAGACGGTACTCGATAGGAAGGGGTAAAATCCTTTGATCTATTGATGACCACCTGTGGCGAAGGCGGTCTACTAGAACACGTCCGACGGTGAGGGATGAAAGCTGGGGGAGCAAACCGGATTAGATACCCGGGTAGTCCCAGCTGTAAACTATGCAAACTCGGTGATGCACTAGCTTGTAGCTAGTGCAGTGCCGCAGGGAAGCCGTTAAGTTTGCCGCCTGGGAAGTACGTACGCAAGTATGAAACTTAAAGGAATTGGCGGGGGAGCACCACAAGGGGTGAAGCCTGCGGTTCAATTGGAGTCAACGCCAGAAATCTTACCCGGAGAGACAGCAGAATGAAGGTCAGGCTGAAGACTTTACCAGACAAGCTGAGAGGTGGTGCATGGCCGTCGCCAGCTCGTGCCGTGAGATGTCCTGTTAAGTCAGGTAACGAGCGAGATCCTTGCCTCTAGTTGCCACTACTGTTCTCTTGAGCAGTAGGGAGAATTAGAGGGACCGCCGTAGTTAATACGGAGGAAGGAGAGGGCCACGGCAGGTCAGTATGCCCCGAAACTCTGGGGCCACACGCGGGCTGCAATGGTAGTGACAATGGGTTCCGAATCCGAAAGGAGAAGGTAATCCTCAAACGCTACCACAGTTATGACTGAGGGCTGCAACTCGCCCTCACGAATATGGAATCCCTAGTAACTGCGTGTCATTATCGCGCGGTGAATACGTCCCTGCTCCTTGCACACACCGCCCGTCGTTTCATTGAAGTTTGCTTTTAGCGAGGTGACGTCTAATTGGCGTTATCGAACTTGAGGTAAGCAACAAGGGAAAAGTCGTAACAAGGTGACCGTAGGGGAACCTGCGGTCGGATCACCTCCTTAGATAGACACAACGAATTGTGTATGGAATGCACAAGTCTTCACACATCAGATGCAATGCGTCATCTCGCGATGACGTATGAAGGATGTAGCTGATCCTCCTTCCCGGGAGGAGAAGCAATGATCGTCGTGTATAGTCGTGTAATATGTGGCTGAATATGCCGGTGTAAAGACGGCAATAGGTGAATTGCTAGGCTTGAGGAGAGACGAAGGACGTGGCAAGCTGCGATAAGCTCGGGGTAGGTGCACGCACCCTTCGATCCCGAGATCTCCGAATAGGAATCCTATATACTCTGTCGCTTGCGATAGAGGTCGAACCGTGGGAATTGAAGCATCTTAGTACCACGAGGAAGAGAAATCAATTGAGATTTCCCAAGTAGCGGCGAGCGAAAAGGAAACAGCCCAAACTGAATCTGCCGTGGTAACGCGGTAGAGATGTGGTGTTTTGGTGCAACATTATGATCCTAAAACATAGTCAAAGTGTCCTGAAACGTTCCGGAATAGAGGGTGATACCCCCGTAGACGAAGTGGGATAGGATCTTGTTGTTACCCGAGTAACTGTCCTTGGTAGTGGGCAGTGAATACTGGTGAAAGTAGCATCAGAGGCTAAATATCTCTCAAGACCGATAGTGAACTAGTACCGTGAGGGAAAACTGAAAAGTACCCCGGAAGGGAGGTGAAAAGTGCATGAAACCTATTGCTTACAGACGTGCATGGCACGAAAGAGGGTTTTTCAGACCAGAGGTACCAGCAATGGTTCTAAAAGTTTGAAAGGCAAACCCTCGGTGTCATGCGTTCCGTCTCGAAACACGGGCCAGGGAGCTTATTGTCATGGCAAGACTAAGTCTAGAAAGACG
Coding sequences:
- a CDS encoding TPR-repeat protein; this encodes MFGKKEDPKVLTRQGINMLRKNQPKAAAVLLGHAIKQDPNNWQAQFSRGIAFNQLGKYSDAITCFNEALGLDPENVTALNNKAIAMAELGDTDGADLHYKKAIKLDQRYAPAHFNLGVLLDRLGRHEEAIASLETAVRLNSGKSAPKFYAGIVYGKLGRHEEALKCFRTVRKSEHGHADAELHEGIELAELGRHKEAQKIYEQISEHHQGNAPLEYAKARSFAAVGEYDRAADRLQAAIKKDSKTVKRWIAEEKMFDSMLTDPKYSKLL
- a CDS encoding Aminotransferase class-III, with the protein product MAINDIEHLDAVIKYRKKTPRSARAFSKSQKYHVNGVHHNIRYFEPYPFATRSASGSKLTDVDLNKYTDYWMGHWSLILGHTKTSIVRAMSEQLQHGWMYGTVNEQTLDLSESICKTVKAAERIRYVTSGTEATMYAVRLARAITGKKIIVKIDGGWHGYTSELLKSVNWPFKTSESCGLVGSSNIVSIPYNDIEKTQSILRRIGKNLAGVIIEPLLGGGGCIPADPEYMHSVQEFVHKRGALFMLDEIVTGFRFRYGCIYPQMKLDPDIVTLGKIIGGGFPIGAICGKKEIMELSDTNLHSKTERVYIGGGTFSANPATMSAGNTTLKDLKKNKGRIYSKISSLGKEVGRKIAKAFDGKVIVTGKDSMFMPHFKGNLEIHEIKNASDAAKCDTSALSRYHFSLLARSDIFFLPGKLGAISNAHTRSDINALVAATERYAQDTKSMYL